The Streptomyces achromogenes DNA segment TCACCAAGGCCCGCAAGTCCATCGCGCAGTTCAAGCTGCGCGAGGGTCAGCCGATCGGCGCCCACGTCACGCTTCGTGGCGACCGCATGTGGGAGTTCCTGGACCGCACCCTGTCGCTCGCGCTCCCGCGCATCCGCGACTTCCGTGGTCTGTCCCCCAAGCAGTTCGACGGCCGTGGCAACTACACCTTCGGTCTCACGGAGCAGGTCATGTTCCACGAGATCGACCAGGACAAGATCGACCGTGTCCGGGGTATGGACATCACCGTGGTCACCACGGCGACCAACGACGCTGAGGGCCGTGCGCTCCTTCGTCACCTCGGCTTCCCCTTCAAGGAGGCGTGAGCGAGATGGCGAAGAAGGCTCTGATCGCGAAGGCTGCTCGCAAGCCCAAGTTCGCTGTGCGCGCGTACAACCGCTGCCAGCGTTGCGGCCGTCCCCACTCCGTGTACCGCAAGTTCGGCCTCTGCCGTGTGTGCCTTCGTGAGATGGCTCACCGTGGCGAGCTGCCGGGCGTGACCAAGAGCTCCTGGTAAAACCCCTTTTAGGGTTTCCAGAGGCTCTCGGTAAGCAATGGGCGTGTCAGGTGCCCACCCCTCCATGGCTTAGGCTGGGAGGGTTGGGCGCCCTGACGGTCGCCCGTACGACTTACTACGCCGTAGGTCCACCGCGCCGCACCCGTCCCGTCTCGGATCGGGGAGAGGGATGGCGCACCAGGAAACCCCGGCGAGAGAGGCCACAGGCCAATTCATGACCATGACTGATCCGATCGCAGACATGCTGACGCGTCTGCGGAACGCGAACTCGGCGTACCACGACTCCGTGACGATGCCGGCATCGAAGATCAAGTCTCACATCGCGGAGATCCTCCAGCAGGAGGGCTTCATCACGGGCTGGAAGGTCGAGGACGCCGAGGTCGGCAAGAACCTCACCCTCGAGCTGAAGTTCGGCCCGAACCGTGAGCGCTCCATCGCGGGCATCAAGCGGATCTCCAAGCCCGGTCTCCGGGTTTACGCGAAGTCCACCTCCCTGCCCAAGGTGCTCGGTGGCCTCGGCGTGGCGATCATCTCCACGTCGCACGGTCTCCTCACCGACAAGCAGGCCGGCAAGAAGGGCGTAGGCGGAGAAGTTCTCGCCTACGTCTGGTAGCGGAAGGGAACGGAGGAAACAGCTATGTCGCGCATTGGCAAGCTCCCCATCACGGTTCCCGCCGGCGTGGACGTCACCATCGACGGCCAGACGGTTTCGGTCAAGGGCCCCAAGGGCTCGCTGACCCACACCGTCGTTTCGCCGATCGAGATCGCCAAGGCTGAGGACGGCGTCCTGAACGTCACTCGCCCCAACGACGAGCGTCAGAGCAAGGCCCTGCACGGCCTGTCCCGCACGCTGGTGGCGAACATGATCACCGGCGTGACCGAGGGTTACGTGAAGAAGCTCGAGATCAGTGGTGTCGGTTACCGCGTGACCGCGAAGGGCTCGAACCTCGAGTTCGCGCTCGGTTACAGCCACCCGATCACCGTCGAGGCGCCCGAGGGAATCACCTTCAAGGTGGAGACCCCGACCCGCTTCCAGGTCGAGGGCATCGACAAGCAGAAGGTCGGCGAGGTTGCGGCCAACATCCGCAAGCTGCGCAAGCCCGACCCGTACAAGGCCAAGGGCGTCAAGTACGAGGGCGAAGTCATCCGCCGCAAGGTCGGAAAGGCGGGTAAGTAAGCCATGGCATACGGACAGAAGATCCTCAAGGGCGACGCTTACAAGCGTGCCGCGATCAAGCGTCGCCACATCCGGATCCGTAAGCACATCTCGGGTACGGCGGAGCGTCCGCGCCTGGTCGTAACGCGCTCCAACCGCCACATCGTGGCTCAGGTCATCGACGACATCAAGGGTCACACCCTGGCGTCGGCGTCGACCCTGGACACCACGATCCGCGGTGGTGAGGCCGACAAGTCCTCGCAGGCCAAGCAGGTCGGCGCCCTGGTCGCCGAGCGCGCCAAGGCCGCCGGTGTCGAGGCTGTCGTGTTCGACCGTGGTGGTAACCAGTACGCCGGGCGCATCGCCGCCCTGGCGGACGCCGCCCGCGAAGCCGGACTCAAGTTCTGAGTCGGTTCCGTAGCTAGCGGAAACAGAGAGAGGTAATTCCAATGGCTGGACCCCAGCGCCGCGGTGGCGGTGCCGGTGGCGGCGAGCGGCGGGACCGGAAGGGCCGTGACGGCGGCGCTGCTGCCGCCGAGAAGACCGCGTACGTTGAGCGCGTCGTCGCGATCAACCGTGTCGCCAAGGTTGTGAAGGGTGGTCGTCGCTTCAGCTTCACCGCGCTGGTCGTGGTGGGCGACGGTGACGGCACCGTGGGTGTCGGATACGGCAAGGCCAAGGAGGTGCCGGCCGCCATCGCCAAGGGTGTTGAGGAGGCCAAGAAGCACTTCTTCAAGGTCCCGCGTATCCAGGGCACCATCCCGCACCCGATCACGGGCGAGAAGGCTGCGGGCGTCGTCCTGCTCAAGCCGGCTTCCCCCGGTACCGGCGTCATCGCCGGTGGCCCGGTGCGTGCCGTGCTCGAGTGCGCCGGCGTGCACGACATCCTGTCGAAGTCGCTCGGCTCGTCGAACGCGATCAACATCGTGCACGCGACCGTGGAGGCCCTGAAGGGCCTGCAGCGTCCCGAGGAGATCGCGGCTCGCCGTGGTCTGCCCCTCGAGGACGTCGCTCCCGCGGCTCTGCTTCGTGCGCGTGCCGGGGCTGGTGCTGCGTAATGGCTCAGCTCAAGATCACGCAGACGAAGTCGTACATCGGCAGCAAGCAGAACCACCGTGACACCCTGCGTTCGCTCGGGCTCAAGCGCCTGAACGACGTGGTCGTCAAGGAGGACCGCCCCGAGTTCCGCGGCATGGTGCACACCGTCCGCCACCTCGTGACGGTCGAGGAGGTCGACTGATCATGGCGGAGAACAACCCGCTCAAGATCCACAACCTCCGTCCCGCCCCGGGCGCCAAGACCGCGAAGACCCGTGTCGGTCGTGGTGAGGCGTCGAAGGGTAAGACGGCCGGTCGTGGTACCAAGGGCACGAAGGCCCGCTACCAGGTTCCGGAGCGCTTCGAGGGCGGGCAGATGCCCCTCCACATGCGTCTTCCGAAGCTGAAGGGCTTCAAGAACCCGTTCAAGACCGAGTTCCAGGTCGTGAACCTCGACAAGCTGGCCGCGCTGTACCCGGAGGGTGGCGAGGTCACCGTCGAGGGTCTCGTCGCCAAGGGCGCCGTTCGCAAGAACAGCCTCGTCAAGGTCCTGGGCCAGGGCGAGATCTCCGTGGCACTGCAGGTGACGGTCGACGCCGTCTCCGGCTCCGCCAAGGAGAAGATCACCGCCGCCGGCGGTACCGTCACCGAGCTCATCTGATCACCTCAGGCGTCTCGATGACTTGATCGATCCCGACCGGGGATACCCCACAAATGGGGTATCCCCGGTTGGTCGTTCCTAGGGCGGGTGTGTCGCGGGTATGGTGACCAGCACTGCCCACTTTTCACAAGGTTCCCCCAAGAGGGCACCTTGAGCGGCAGTCGACCGTTACTCATGTCGTTGTCGTAAGTCGTTGTTCTTATTGGACCCTCAAGACCGTCACCCTTGACGCAGATGCGCGGGGGTCGCAGGAGGCACCGTGCTCACCGCGTTCGCCCGGGCGTTCAGGACGCCCGACCTGCGCAAGAAGCTGCTCTTCACGCTCGGGATCATCGTCGTCTACCGGGTCGGCACGCACATCCCGATCCCCGGCGTCGACTACACGTCCGTTCAGCGCTGTGTGGACGAAGCTTCCGGCCAGCAGGGAATCTTCGGTCTGGTGAACATGTTCAGCGGCGGCGCGCTGCTGCAGATCACCATTTTCGCGCTGGGGATCATGCCGTACATCACGGCGAGCATCATCCTCCAGCTGCTGACCGTGGTCATCCCACGCCTGGAAGCCCTCAAGAAGGAGGGCCAGGCCGGCACCGCGAAGATCACGCAGTACACGCGGTACCTCACGGTGGCCCTCGCCATCCTGCAGGGCACCGGCCTGGTGGCCACCGCCCGCAGCG contains these protein-coding regions:
- the rpsE gene encoding 30S ribosomal protein S5, encoding MAGPQRRGGGAGGGERRDRKGRDGGAAAAEKTAYVERVVAINRVAKVVKGGRRFSFTALVVVGDGDGTVGVGYGKAKEVPAAIAKGVEEAKKHFFKVPRIQGTIPHPITGEKAAGVVLLKPASPGTGVIAGGPVRAVLECAGVHDILSKSLGSSNAINIVHATVEALKGLQRPEEIAARRGLPLEDVAPAALLRARAGAGAA
- the rplE gene encoding 50S ribosomal protein L5, which translates into the protein MATTTTPRLKTKYREEIAGKLREEFSYENVMQIPGLVKIVVNMGVGDAARDSKLIEGAIRDLTTITGQKPAVTKARKSIAQFKLREGQPIGAHVTLRGDRMWEFLDRTLSLALPRIRDFRGLSPKQFDGRGNYTFGLTEQVMFHEIDQDKIDRVRGMDITVVTTATNDAEGRALLRHLGFPFKEA
- the rplF gene encoding 50S ribosomal protein L6, with the translated sequence MSRIGKLPITVPAGVDVTIDGQTVSVKGPKGSLTHTVVSPIEIAKAEDGVLNVTRPNDERQSKALHGLSRTLVANMITGVTEGYVKKLEISGVGYRVTAKGSNLEFALGYSHPITVEAPEGITFKVETPTRFQVEGIDKQKVGEVAANIRKLRKPDPYKAKGVKYEGEVIRRKVGKAGK
- a CDS encoding type Z 30S ribosomal protein S14 translates to MAKKALIAKAARKPKFAVRAYNRCQRCGRPHSVYRKFGLCRVCLREMAHRGELPGVTKSSW
- the rpsH gene encoding 30S ribosomal protein S8; amino-acid sequence: MTMTDPIADMLTRLRNANSAYHDSVTMPASKIKSHIAEILQQEGFITGWKVEDAEVGKNLTLELKFGPNRERSIAGIKRISKPGLRVYAKSTSLPKVLGGLGVAIISTSHGLLTDKQAGKKGVGGEVLAYVW
- the rplO gene encoding 50S ribosomal protein L15; amino-acid sequence: MAENNPLKIHNLRPAPGAKTAKTRVGRGEASKGKTAGRGTKGTKARYQVPERFEGGQMPLHMRLPKLKGFKNPFKTEFQVVNLDKLAALYPEGGEVTVEGLVAKGAVRKNSLVKVLGQGEISVALQVTVDAVSGSAKEKITAAGGTVTELI
- the rplR gene encoding 50S ribosomal protein L18 — translated: MAYGQKILKGDAYKRAAIKRRHIRIRKHISGTAERPRLVVTRSNRHIVAQVIDDIKGHTLASASTLDTTIRGGEADKSSQAKQVGALVAERAKAAGVEAVVFDRGGNQYAGRIAALADAAREAGLKF
- the rpmD gene encoding 50S ribosomal protein L30; the protein is MAQLKITQTKSYIGSKQNHRDTLRSLGLKRLNDVVVKEDRPEFRGMVHTVRHLVTVEEVD